A window of the Microplitis mediator isolate UGA2020A chromosome 5, iyMicMedi2.1, whole genome shotgun sequence genome harbors these coding sequences:
- the LOC130669082 gene encoding outer mitochondrial transmembrane helix translocase-like has product MSLADGGGLSRYEIFSIVARLTLVTAVGFFSMRWFISQIDPMAKTKRKAKEKAKEQLKKLAKTSGVSLSIDTNQLTEYEMMIATHLIDPKDIPVSWNNIAGLDSIIQELKETVILPIRRKELFEDSKLTQAPKGVLLHGPPGCGKTMIAKATARESGTCFINLDVSMLTDKWYGESQKLTNAVFSLAVKLQPCIIFIDEIDSFLRVRNSQDHEATAMMKAQFMSLWDGLITDPSCTVIIMGATNRPQDLDRAILRRMPATFHVGLPTEEQRTEVLRLILRAEPTDEDVDIQKLSKLTEGFSGSDLHEMCRTASLYRVRDYSRDHPNSLSEMLANTNSNDEEYHDTLRPIMHEDLVTAFKKMRMSKVQTGSLNSMARLDLD; this is encoded by the exons atgagtCTTGCGGACGGTGGAGGGTTATCTCGTTacgaaatattttcaatagttgCAAGATTAACTTTGGTTACTGCAGTAGGTTTTTTTAGTATGAGATGGTTTATAAGTCAAATAGATCCTATGGCAAAAACTAAAAGGAAAGCTAAAGAAAAg gcTAAAGaacagttgaaaaaattagctAAAACAAGTGGAGTTAGTTTATCAATAGATACTAATCAATTAACTGAATATGAAATGATGATTGCAACTCATCTTATCGACCCCAAAGATATTCCAGTATCATGGAATAATATTGCTGGACTTGATTCAATTATTCAAGAGCTCAAAGAAACTGTAATACTTCCAATTAGAAGAAAAGAATTATTCGAAGATTCAAAATTGACACAAGCACCTAag GGTGTACTTTTACACGGGCCACCTGGATGTGGAAAAACGATGATTGCTAAAGCAACTGCACGTGAAAGTGGCacttgttttataaatttagatgTAAGCATGCTTACTGACAAATGGTATGGAGAAAGCCAAAAATTAACTAATGCTGTATTTTCTTTAGCTGTTAAATTACAACcgtgtataatttttattgatgaaattg aTTCATTTTTACGAGTCCGTAATTCTCAAGATCACGAAGCAACTGCTATGATGAAAGCACAGTTTATGTCATTATGGGATGGATTAATAACAGATCCTTCGTGTACTGTAATAATTATGGGAGCAACTAATCGACCACAAGATTTAGACCGTGCTATACTTAGACGAATGCCCGCAACATTTCACGTTGGTTTACCA ACTGAAGAACAACGTACAGAAGTGCTAAGACTTATTTTAAGAGCTGAACCTACTGATGAAGATGTagatatacaaaaattatctaaattgACAGAAGGATTTTCCGGTTCTGACTTACATGAAATGTGTCGAACTGCATCATTATATCGAGTTCGTGATTATTCACGTGATCATcccaa cTCACTATCAGAAATGTTGGCCAATACTAATAGCAATGATGAAGAATATCACGATACATTAAGACCAATAATGCACGAAGATTTAGTTActgcgtttaaaaaaatgagaatGTCGAAAGTACAAACAGGTAGTTTAAATAGTATGGCTAGATTAGATTTAGATTAA